The following proteins are co-located in the Thermodesulfobacteriota bacterium genome:
- a CDS encoding PIN domain-containing protein, whose translation MGNASLTHLLDSVVLIDHFNGIEAATSFLARTKGRAAVSVITRAEVLTGFAREREPLALRLLDRFVTVEIGVAAADLAARLRRENRWKLPDAFQAALALSRGLRLATRNTRDFPPERFSFVEAPYRL comes from the coding sequence ATGGGAAACGCCTCGCTGACGCACCTCCTCGATTCCGTAGTCCTCATCGACCACTTCAACGGCATCGAGGCCGCCACGTCATTCCTTGCCCGAACGAAGGGCAGGGCAGCCGTGTCCGTCATCACCAGAGCCGAGGTGCTCACCGGGTTTGCTCGGGAGCGCGAGCCGCTGGCCCTGCGGCTGCTCGACCGTTTCGTCACCGTCGAGATCGGCGTCGCCGCCGCCGACCTGGCGGCTCGCCTGCGCCGGGAAAACCGATGGAAGCTGCCCGATGCCTTCCAGGCGGCCCTCGCCCTCTCCCGCGGCCTGCGCCTGGCCACCCGCAACACCCGCGACTTCCCCCCCGAGCGCTTCTCCTTCGTCGAGGCGCCCTACCGGCTCTAG
- a CDS encoding CopG family transcriptional regulator, translating to MVRTVIGLDPEDKQWLDDKAREEHVPMAEIVRRAVRRLRSESELGLECFDRVLRDTSGVWEGEDGLAYQRRLRDEWETPR from the coding sequence ATGGTGCGCACCGTCATCGGGTTGGACCCGGAAGACAAGCAGTGGCTCGACGACAAGGCCCGGGAGGAACACGTGCCCATGGCCGAGATCGTGCGGCGGGCCGTCCGCAGGCTGCGCAGCGAATCCGAGCTCGGCCTCGAGTGCTTCGACCGGGTGCTCCGAGACACGAGCGGCGTATGGGAAGGGGAAGACGGCCTCGCCTACCAGCGGCGCCTGAGGGACGAATGGGAAACGCCTCGCTGA
- a CDS encoding type II toxin-antitoxin system RelE/ParE family toxin has translation MELSTRAKGELSSLAPRIRAQVLKRLAVLTADPRPPGVKRLAETDQGYRIRVGAYRVLYRIEDDRLLVLVVKVGHRREVYRGL, from the coding sequence GTGGAGCTCTCCACCCGGGCGAAGGGAGAACTTTCCAGTCTGGCGCCGAGAATCCGGGCTCAGGTCCTGAAGCGGCTCGCCGTGCTGACCGCTGATCCCAGACCGCCCGGTGTGAAGCGGCTGGCCGAAACGGATCAGGGGTATCGCATCCGCGTAGGTGCTTACCGGGTGCTGTACCGCATCGAGGATGACCGGCTCCTGGTTCTCGTGGTGAAGGTCGGTCACCGCAGGGAAGTGTATCGGGGGCTCTGA
- a CDS encoding type II toxin-antitoxin system prevent-host-death family antitoxin, which produces MAIVAVPMDRSELSSALRRVRTRNERVVVEQNGEPVGALVSLDDLRALERLEDLLDAEDYREALAQWELDGRKTVALETVLDEYGLEGARK; this is translated from the coding sequence ATGGCGATCGTGGCGGTTCCCATGGATCGCAGTGAGCTTTCGAGTGCGCTGCGGCGCGTCCGCACTCGAAACGAGCGCGTGGTCGTGGAGCAGAACGGAGAGCCCGTGGGGGCCCTCGTTTCCCTCGACGACCTCCGGGCGCTGGAGCGCCTGGAGGATCTGCTGGACGCCGAGGACTATCGCGAGGCCCTCGCGCAATGGGAGCTCGACGGGCGCAAGACGGTTGCCCTCGAGACCGTCTTGGACGAGTACGGGCTCGAGGGGGCGCGCAAGTGA
- a CDS encoding AbrB/MazE/SpoVT family DNA-binding domain-containing protein yields the protein MIDVGRVGKRGTVVIPPRMLRRYGLEEGCLLVLEEGPEGLTLRRAADEELLETYTTERRAEFLLQNAVDEEDDAQARFEVRRLGLDPDAIPHERP from the coding sequence ATGATCGACGTGGGAAGAGTCGGCAAGCGCGGAACCGTGGTCATCCCGCCCCGGATGTTGCGGCGCTACGGACTCGAGGAGGGCTGCTTGCTCGTCCTGGAGGAAGGCCCCGAAGGGCTCACGCTGCGGCGAGCCGCAGACGAGGAGCTTTTGGAGACCTACACGACCGAACGAAGGGCTGAGTTCCTGCTCCAGAATGCCGTCGACGAAGAGGATGACGCGCAGGCCCGATTCGAGGTGCGGCGGCTGGGCCTGGACCCCGACGCCATCCCCCACGAGCGGCCGTAA
- a CDS encoding carbon monoxide dehydrogenase accessory protein CooC — MKIAISGKGGVGKTTLAGCLARLLAARGQKVLAIDADPDANLPSALGIPAERLGSLQPLAQMKDLVSERTGAQAGTFGGMFKLNPKVDDIPDAYGIVHDGVKLLTLGTVPKGGGGCLCPEGTLLRTLMRHLMVGRGETVIVDMEAGLEHLARGSTEGVDAFLVVVEPGQRAVQTAHQIRRLATDLGVRKVFVVGNKVSSEDDRVMVQEGVAPMPVLGHLSLREAIRRADRDGVSPFDLDDGLRAEVAAVYEALERVTSAG, encoded by the coding sequence ATGAAGATCGCCATCAGCGGAAAAGGGGGTGTGGGGAAGACGACCTTGGCGGGGTGCCTGGCACGCCTGCTTGCGGCTCGGGGCCAGAAGGTGCTCGCCATCGATGCGGACCCCGACGCCAACCTTCCGTCCGCCCTGGGAATTCCGGCGGAGCGGCTGGGGTCCCTCCAACCCCTGGCCCAGATGAAGGACTTGGTGTCCGAGCGCACCGGCGCCCAGGCCGGCACGTTTGGGGGGATGTTCAAACTCAACCCCAAGGTGGACGACATTCCCGACGCCTACGGCATCGTCCACGACGGGGTCAAACTCCTGACCCTGGGGACGGTTCCCAAGGGGGGAGGAGGGTGCCTGTGCCCGGAAGGGACCCTTCTGCGAACCCTGATGCGCCATCTCATGGTGGGGCGCGGCGAGACCGTGATCGTCGACATGGAGGCCGGCCTGGAGCACCTGGCCCGGGGCAGCACCGAGGGGGTGGACGCGTTTCTCGTGGTGGTGGAACCCGGCCAGCGGGCCGTTCAGACGGCCCACCAGATCCGCCGCCTCGCCACGGACCTCGGGGTGAGGAAGGTGTTCGTGGTCGGCAACAAGGTGTCGAGCGAGGATGACCGGGTCATGGTGCAGGAAGGGGTGGCACCCATGCCCGTGCTCGGCCACCTCTCCCTGCGCGAGGCGATCCGCCGGGCCGACCGGGATGGGGTAAGCCCCTTTGATCTGGACGACGGGCTGCGCGCCGAGGTGGCGGCGGTCTACGAGGCCCTGGAGCGAGTCACCTCGGCAGGCTGA
- a CDS encoding ABC transporter ATP-binding protein, producing MGGAVIRGEGLGVRRGNRAGAWVVALEDVTVALGAGELLMVLGRPGSGKTTLLECLAGLLPLHQGSVELGGRGGPLWSWTSGQVPPRDVGRAAGLLFQYPERQLVGRTPLEDVAWGLGGRAPCRKVDGGDAARDALVRAAVPEPLWELPVANLSRGEKRRVALAGVLARRPKVLLLDEPSVGLDPHGQHLVWDEVASFRAEGGAVLVATHWPEPLLPLATRVLCLSAGRPLFSGAPAALLGAAASDPALRELLPWSWRLAAKLDREGPLPAAAEVWGDILRKWLREEAGLPFASGQPAEVTRSRAS from the coding sequence GTGGGTGGCGCAGTGATCCGGGGCGAAGGGCTCGGCGTACGCCGCGGCAATCGGGCCGGAGCCTGGGTCGTAGCCCTCGAAGACGTGACGGTCGCCCTGGGCGCCGGAGAGCTCCTGATGGTGCTGGGGCGTCCGGGCTCGGGGAAGACGACCCTATTGGAGTGCCTGGCCGGGCTCCTGCCCCTTCACCAGGGGAGCGTGGAGCTTGGGGGCAGAGGGGGGCCTCTCTGGTCGTGGACCTCGGGGCAGGTGCCCCCCCGCGACGTCGGGCGGGCCGCGGGGCTCCTGTTCCAGTACCCGGAGCGGCAACTCGTGGGGCGAACCCCCCTGGAGGACGTGGCGTGGGGGTTGGGCGGTCGGGCGCCGTGCCGGAAGGTGGACGGGGGGGACGCCGCACGGGACGCATTGGTGCGTGCCGCGGTGCCCGAGCCCCTCTGGGAGCTGCCCGTAGCGAACCTCAGTCGTGGGGAGAAGCGGCGCGTGGCCCTGGCGGGGGTTCTGGCGCGGCGCCCCAAGGTGCTCCTGCTCGATGAGCCCTCGGTGGGCCTCGACCCCCACGGGCAGCACCTCGTGTGGGACGAAGTGGCGTCGTTTCGCGCCGAGGGGGGGGCGGTGCTCGTGGCCACCCACTGGCCGGAGCCGCTGCTGCCCCTGGCGACGCGGGTACTGTGCCTCAGCGCCGGACGTCCTCTCTTTTCCGGGGCCCCGGCGGCCCTTCTCGGTGCGGCCGCCTCCGACCCGGCGCTCCGGGAGCTCCTGCCCTGGTCCTGGCGACTTGCCGCCAAGCTGGACAGGGAGGGGCCCCTTCCGGCCGCCGCCGAGGTGTGGGGAGACATCCTGCGGAAGTGGCTGCGAGAGGAGGCGGGACTTCCCTTCGCGTCGGGTCAGCCTGCCGAGGTGACTCGCTCCAGGGCCTCGTAG
- a CDS encoding ATP-binding cassette domain-containing protein, whose translation MSADSRKDSERGKGATLPRSSLGGAGQGLRAQGICVRRGQGVVLEEVDLELAPGEHVVLVGPNGSGKTTLLLTLKGALAPEHGRVTLGEGPIAPFDPRVGMVFANPEDQGVAPVVEDDVAFGLETRGLAPAQTRRRVEESLKAVGLWEERSALTHTLSGGQAQRLALAAVIALGARFLLLDEATSMLSPWDRDGLLRTVAELRGNGAGVLQVTHQGEEILWADRVVALAGGRVAFSGAPEAYFCWSGCQLPAPPYERARRRAAAEGKRLPSFPELAAWVAQ comes from the coding sequence GTGAGCGCGGATTCCCGGAAAGACAGCGAGCGGGGCAAGGGTGCGACCTTGCCCCGCTCTTCTTTGGGGGGTGCAGGGCAGGGCCTGCGGGCCCAGGGGATCTGCGTGCGCCGGGGCCAGGGGGTCGTGTTGGAGGAGGTGGACCTCGAGCTCGCCCCGGGAGAGCACGTGGTGCTCGTGGGGCCCAACGGCTCGGGCAAGACGACGCTGCTCTTGACCCTCAAGGGGGCGCTGGCACCGGAGCATGGGCGGGTGACCCTCGGGGAAGGGCCGATCGCGCCGTTCGATCCGAGGGTGGGGATGGTCTTCGCCAACCCGGAAGACCAGGGGGTGGCGCCGGTGGTCGAGGACGACGTGGCCTTCGGGCTCGAAACCCGCGGCCTGGCTCCGGCGCAGACCCGGCGGCGGGTGGAAGAGAGCTTGAAGGCGGTGGGGTTGTGGGAGGAGCGAAGTGCGCTGACCCACACCCTCTCGGGGGGGCAGGCCCAGAGGCTCGCCCTGGCCGCCGTGATCGCCCTCGGTGCCCGGTTCCTCCTGCTCGACGAAGCCACGTCGATGCTGAGCCCCTGGGACCGGGACGGCCTCTTGCGCACCGTGGCGGAGCTGCGGGGAAACGGCGCGGGGGTCCTCCAGGTGACCCACCAGGGCGAAGAGATCCTGTGGGCCGACCGGGTCGTGGCCCTGGCCGGCGGGCGGGTGGCCTTCTCCGGGGCCCCCGAGGCGTACTTTTGCTGGAGCGGGTGCCAGCTTCCCGCGCCGCCCTATGAGAGGGCTCGGCGCCGTGCGGCGGCCGAGGGCAAGCGCCTTCCGTCGTTTCCGGAGCTCGCGGCGTGGGTGGCGCAGTGA
- a CDS encoding DNA-directed RNA polymerase subunit alpha: protein MQERNWRELIRPKRLEAEPESLSATYGKFVAEPLERGFGTTLGNALRRVLLSSLQGAAICQAKFDGVPHEFSSVPGVKEDVSEIILNLKEVRLRAHTDKAKRLRILKTGPAVVRAGDIEAGSTIEVLNPDRHIATLAEGAKLDVELVVKVGKGYVPSDRNKDEDMAIGWIALDAIYSPMEKVNVRVEQARVGQRTDYDKLILEVWTDGSVKPQDAVAYGAKILKDQVQVFINFDEGSGDGESSEERESYTYNPNLDRKVSELELSVRAANCLKAANIRYIGELVQKTDGEMLKTKNFGRKSLNEIKDLMVTMNLHLGMEIPGWSPPEETPEEEEA, encoded by the coding sequence TTGCAAGAAAGAAACTGGCGTGAGCTGATTCGACCCAAGCGGCTGGAGGCGGAGCCTGAGAGCCTGAGCGCCACCTACGGCAAGTTCGTAGCGGAGCCTCTGGAGCGCGGGTTCGGCACGACCCTGGGGAACGCACTGCGCAGGGTGCTCTTGTCGAGCCTCCAGGGCGCTGCGATCTGCCAGGCAAAGTTCGACGGGGTCCCCCACGAGTTCTCTTCCGTTCCGGGGGTCAAGGAGGACGTGAGCGAGATCATCCTCAACTTGAAGGAGGTGCGGCTGCGGGCCCATACGGACAAGGCCAAGCGGCTGCGCATCCTGAAGACGGGGCCCGCCGTGGTTCGCGCCGGGGACATCGAGGCGGGGAGCACCATCGAGGTCTTGAACCCCGACCGCCACATCGCCACCCTCGCGGAGGGAGCGAAACTCGACGTGGAGCTCGTGGTGAAGGTGGGCAAGGGCTATGTGCCCTCGGACCGCAACAAGGACGAGGACATGGCCATCGGGTGGATTGCGCTGGATGCGATCTACAGCCCCATGGAGAAAGTCAATGTTCGGGTGGAGCAGGCCCGCGTGGGCCAGCGCACCGACTATGACAAGCTCATCCTCGAGGTGTGGACCGACGGCAGCGTCAAGCCTCAGGACGCGGTGGCGTACGGCGCGAAGATTCTGAAGGACCAGGTGCAGGTCTTCATCAACTTCGACGAGGGAAGCGGCGACGGGGAGTCCTCGGAGGAGCGCGAGAGCTACACGTACAACCCGAACCTCGACCGGAAGGTGAGCGAGCTCGAGCTCTCGGTGCGTGCGGCGAACTGCCTCAAGGCGGCAAACATCCGCTACATCGGCGAGCTGGTGCAGAAGACCGACGGCGAGATGCTCAAGACCAAGAACTTCGGGCGGAAGTCCCTGAACGAGATCAAGGACCTCATGGTGACGATGAACCTCCACCTGGGAATGGAAATACCCGGCTGGAGTCCTCCGGAGGAGACCCCGGAGGAAGAAGAAGCCTGA
- the rpsD gene encoding 30S ribosomal protein S4 — protein sequence MARYRGAVCRLCRRERMKLFLKGDRCFTDKCAVERRNYPPGQHGQGRVKVSEYGRQLREKQKVRRVYGMQESQFRIYFGEADRSKGVTGLRLLQLLESRLDNMAYRMGFANSRSEARHLVRHGHFTVNGRRVNIPSFQTKPGDVVAVREKSRKIPPVVSALENLASRGVPRWLDVDAKAFQGQVKELPAREDLTLPIEEHLIVELYSK from the coding sequence TTGGCAAGGTATCGAGGAGCCGTATGCCGGCTGTGCCGGCGCGAGCGGATGAAGCTCTTTCTCAAGGGCGACCGGTGTTTCACGGACAAGTGTGCCGTGGAACGCCGCAACTACCCCCCGGGCCAGCATGGGCAGGGGCGCGTCAAGGTGTCGGAGTACGGCCGCCAGCTGCGGGAGAAGCAGAAGGTCCGCCGGGTCTACGGGATGCAGGAGAGCCAGTTCCGCATCTACTTCGGGGAAGCGGATCGGTCCAAGGGCGTCACGGGCCTGCGCTTGCTCCAGTTGCTCGAGTCGCGCCTGGACAACATGGCCTACCGGATGGGGTTTGCCAACTCGCGCTCCGAGGCCCGGCACCTGGTGCGGCACGGCCACTTCACGGTCAACGGCCGGCGGGTCAACATCCCCTCGTTCCAGACCAAGCCCGGGGACGTGGTGGCGGTGCGCGAGAAGAGCCGGAAGATCCCGCCGGTCGTCTCCGCCCTCGAGAACCTGGCGAGCCGGGGAGTTCCGCGCTGGCTCGACGTGGATGCCAAGGCCTTCCAGGGACAGGTCAAGGAGCTTCCCGCCCGGGAAGACCTGACGCTTCCCATCGAAGAGCACCTGATCGTGGAGCTGTACTCGAAGTAA
- the rpsK gene encoding 30S ribosomal protein S11, with translation MAKRSSGARRVKKVKKNIRDGIAHIRSTFNNTVITITDLSGNTVAWSNAGVAGFKGSRKSTPFAAQMAGKDAAEKAMEHGMRNVVVYVKGPGSGREGAVRALHAAGLTLTAIKDVTPIPHNGCRPPKRRRV, from the coding sequence ATGGCGAAGAGGTCCAGCGGCGCCCGGCGGGTGAAGAAGGTCAAGAAGAACATTCGCGACGGGATCGCCCACATCCGCAGCACGTTCAACAACACGGTCATCACCATTACCGACCTGAGCGGCAACACGGTCGCGTGGTCGAATGCCGGGGTCGCCGGGTTCAAGGGCTCGCGCAAGAGCACCCCGTTTGCAGCCCAGATGGCGGGCAAGGATGCCGCCGAAAAGGCGATGGAGCACGGGATGCGCAACGTCGTGGTGTATGTGAAGGGCCCCGGCTCGGGCCGCGAGGGAGCCGTTCGGGCACTCCACGCTGCGGGCCTGACCCTGACCGCCATCAAGGACGTGACCCCGATTCCCCACAACGGATGCCGTCCGCCGAAACGGCGCCGGGTGTAA
- the rpsM gene encoding 30S ribosomal protein S13 → MARVSGIDLPRAKRIEVALTYIYGIGRSSARQILGEAQVGFDRKAGDLTDDELQKIRKVIDERYKVEGDLRREVLSHVKRLMDLGCYRGLRHRKGLPVRGQRTRTNARTRKGPRRR, encoded by the coding sequence GTGGCGAGAGTGTCGGGTATCGACTTGCCGCGCGCCAAGCGCATCGAGGTCGCCCTCACGTATATCTACGGGATCGGCCGGTCCTCGGCCCGCCAGATTCTGGGCGAGGCTCAGGTGGGGTTCGATCGCAAGGCCGGGGACCTGACGGACGACGAGCTGCAGAAGATCCGCAAGGTGATCGACGAGCGCTACAAGGTGGAGGGAGATCTCCGCCGCGAAGTGCTGTCGCACGTGAAGCGGCTCATGGATCTCGGGTGCTACCGGGGCCTGCGGCACCGCAAGGGGTTGCCGGTACGCGGGCAGCGCACGCGCACCAACGCCCGCACGCGCAAGGGCCCCCGGCGTCGATAG
- the rpmJ gene encoding 50S ribosomal protein L36: MKVRPSVKRICDKCKVIRRKGIVRIICDNPRHKQRQG; the protein is encoded by the coding sequence ATGAAAGTTCGGCCTTCCGTAAAGAGAATCTGCGACAAGTGCAAGGTGATCCGGCGCAAGGGAATCGTTCGGATCATTTGCGACAACCCCCGGCACAAGCAGCGCCAGGGGTAG
- the infA gene encoding translation initiation factor IF-1 — MAKEEAIEVEGTVVEPLPNAMFRVELDNGHRVLAHVSGKMRKFFIRILPGDRVTVELSPYDLTRGRITYRKK; from the coding sequence ATGGCGAAAGAGGAAGCGATTGAGGTCGAGGGGACGGTGGTGGAGCCCCTGCCCAACGCCATGTTTCGTGTGGAGCTCGACAACGGTCATCGGGTGCTTGCGCACGTGTCCGGGAAGATGAGAAAGTTCTTCATTCGCATTTTGCCGGGAGACCGGGTGACCGTGGAGCTTTCGCCCTACGACCTCACCCGGGGGCGGATCACGTACCGGAAGAAGTAG
- the map gene encoding type I methionyl aminopeptidase, translating into MIVLKSAREIEEMVRANRIVAEILARVREAVRPGVTTAELEEVAREEVERRGVVAAFQGVRNPQGKPYPCCLCTSVNDEVVHGIPSRGRVLRDGDLLSVDCGVLHRGFYGDAAFSVSVGKGSDRGRALIRAAEEALAAGIREARAGRRLGDLSAAIQAVVEGAGFTVVREFVGHGIGRSLHEDPQVPNYGEKGTGVRLRPGMVLAIEPMINDGTTGVVVDPDGWTARTRDGSLAAHSEHSVAVTERGPLILSRLD; encoded by the coding sequence TTGATCGTCCTGAAGTCGGCCCGGGAGATCGAGGAGATGGTCCGGGCGAACCGGATCGTCGCCGAGATTCTGGCCCGGGTGAGGGAAGCGGTACGACCCGGTGTGACGACCGCGGAGCTGGAGGAGGTCGCCCGGGAAGAGGTGGAGCGCAGGGGGGTGGTGGCGGCGTTCCAGGGGGTCAGGAACCCGCAGGGGAAGCCGTATCCGTGCTGTCTGTGCACCTCGGTCAACGACGAGGTGGTGCACGGCATCCCGAGCCGGGGCCGGGTGTTGCGCGACGGCGACCTCCTGAGCGTGGACTGCGGAGTGCTGCACCGGGGCTTCTACGGGGATGCGGCCTTTAGCGTGTCGGTGGGCAAGGGCAGCGACCGGGGTCGGGCCCTGATCCGGGCGGCCGAGGAGGCACTGGCTGCAGGCATCCGGGAGGCTCGGGCAGGAAGGCGCCTGGGCGATCTCTCGGCCGCCATCCAGGCTGTGGTGGAGGGGGCGGGGTTCACCGTGGTGCGGGAGTTCGTGGGGCACGGCATCGGCCGATCCCTCCACGAGGACCCCCAGGTTCCGAACTACGGTGAGAAGGGCACGGGCGTACGGCTGCGGCCGGGCATGGTGCTCGCCATCGAGCCCATGATTAACGACGGCACCACCGGGGTCGTGGTGGACCCGGATGGGTGGACTGCACGTACCCGCGACGGGAGCCTGGCGGCCCACAGCGAGCACAGCGTGGCCGTCACGGAGCGGGGGCCCCTGATCCTGAGCCGCCTGGACTGA
- a CDS encoding adenylate kinase: MRLILLGPPGAGKGTQATRLVEKYQIPQISTGDILRAAVRQGTELGKSAKSYMDAGKLVPDSVVIGIIGERLREADCAKGYILDGFPRTVAQADALKDTVARMGQAIDHVLSVEVPNEELVERLSGRRTCKGCGAMYHVKFSQPKVAGTCDKCGGELFQRDDDREATIRARLKVYDEQTAPLIAYYRKAGLLRPIDGMGGMEEILGRITAVLGG, encoded by the coding sequence ATGCGGCTGATTCTGCTCGGACCTCCGGGGGCAGGGAAGGGCACCCAGGCGACGCGGCTGGTGGAGAAGTACCAGATTCCCCAGATCTCCACCGGGGACATCCTTCGCGCAGCGGTGCGGCAGGGGACCGAGCTGGGGAAGTCGGCCAAGTCGTACATGGACGCGGGCAAGCTCGTTCCCGATTCGGTCGTGATCGGCATCATCGGGGAGCGGCTGCGGGAGGCGGACTGCGCCAAGGGGTACATCCTGGACGGCTTTCCCCGCACGGTGGCCCAGGCCGATGCCTTGAAGGACACCGTGGCCCGGATGGGACAAGCCATCGACCACGTGCTCTCCGTGGAGGTGCCCAACGAGGAGCTCGTGGAGAGACTCTCGGGGCGGCGCACCTGCAAGGGATGCGGGGCCATGTACCACGTGAAGTTCAGCCAGCCCAAGGTGGCCGGAACGTGCGACAAGTGCGGCGGGGAGCTCTTCCAGCGCGATGACGACCGGGAGGCCACGATCCGGGCCCGGCTGAAGGTGTACGACGAGCAGACCGCCCCGCTCATCGCCTACTACCGAAAGGCCGGGCTGCTTCGGCCCATCGACGGCATGGGGGGGATGGAGGAGATCCTGGGCCGGATCACGGCGGTGCTGGGGGGTTGA
- the secY gene encoding preprotein translocase subunit SecY: MVGDFQGIGKIPELRRRILITFLLLGVYRVGAHVPVPGIDAGALAEFFARLEGNILGLIDMFSGGALSRMSVFALGIMPYISASIILQLLTVVVPTLEKLSKEGEQGRKKITQYTRYGTVVLSVVQGFGIAVGLENMAGPGGASVVVAGGWGFRLMTVTTLTAGTAFIMWLGEQITERGIGNGISLIIFAGIVAGMPGAIYNTFRLMGAGQIHLFVVLLLIVVMVGVTFFIVWVERAQRRIPVQYAKRVVGRRVYGGQSTHLPLKVNTAGVIPPIFASSLLMFPTTVGQFIDHPWVQTMVGLLAPGQIVHDVLFVGLIIFFCYFYTAVTFNPVDVADNMKKYGGYIPGIRPGQRTAEYIDKVLSRLTFWGALYVSFICVLPTILISRFGVPFYFGGTGLLIVVGVSLDTVSQIETHLITRHYEGLMGAKRIRGRR, from the coding sequence GTGGTCGGGGACTTCCAGGGGATCGGAAAGATCCCCGAGCTCAGACGCCGTATCCTGATCACGTTCCTGCTCCTGGGCGTGTACCGGGTGGGGGCCCACGTGCCCGTGCCCGGGATCGACGCCGGGGCGCTGGCAGAGTTCTTCGCTCGGCTCGAGGGCAACATCCTGGGGCTCATCGATATGTTCTCCGGGGGCGCGCTCAGCCGCATGAGCGTGTTCGCACTGGGCATCATGCCCTACATCAGCGCCTCGATCATCTTGCAGCTCCTGACCGTGGTGGTCCCCACCCTGGAGAAGCTCTCCAAGGAGGGGGAGCAGGGGCGCAAGAAGATTACTCAGTACACCCGGTACGGCACGGTGGTGCTCTCGGTGGTCCAGGGGTTCGGTATCGCCGTGGGCCTGGAGAACATGGCCGGTCCCGGGGGGGCCAGCGTGGTGGTTGCAGGGGGCTGGGGGTTCCGGCTCATGACGGTCACCACGCTGACGGCCGGCACCGCGTTCATCATGTGGCTGGGCGAGCAGATCACCGAGAGAGGCATCGGCAACGGCATCAGCCTCATCATCTTCGCCGGCATCGTGGCGGGAATGCCCGGTGCCATCTACAACACCTTCCGGCTCATGGGAGCCGGGCAGATCCACCTGTTCGTGGTGCTTCTGCTCATCGTGGTGATGGTCGGGGTCACGTTCTTCATCGTGTGGGTGGAGCGGGCCCAGCGGCGCATCCCGGTGCAGTACGCGAAACGGGTGGTGGGGCGACGGGTGTACGGGGGGCAGAGCACCCATCTGCCGCTCAAGGTGAACACGGCCGGCGTGATTCCGCCCATCTTCGCGTCGTCTCTGCTCATGTTTCCCACCACGGTGGGACAGTTCATCGACCACCCCTGGGTGCAGACCATGGTGGGGCTGCTCGCCCCGGGGCAGATCGTGCACGACGTGCTCTTCGTTGGGCTCATCATCTTCTTCTGCTACTTCTACACGGCGGTGACGTTCAATCCGGTAGACGTGGCCGACAACATGAAGAAGTACGGAGGGTACATCCCTGGAATCCGGCCCGGGCAGCGCACCGCCGAGTACATCGACAAGGTGCTCTCTCGGCTCACCTTCTGGGGCGCGCTGTACGTGAGCTTCATCTGCGTGCTGCCCACCATTCTCATCAGCCGCTTCGGAGTACCGTTCTACTTCGGCGGCACGGGACTGCTCATCGTGGTGGGCGTGTCCCTCGACACGGTCTCGCAGATCGAGACCCACCTCATTACGCGGCACTATGAGGGCCTGATGGGTGCCAAGCGCATTCGCGGGCGTCGCTGA